A single genomic interval of Helianthus annuus cultivar XRQ/B chromosome 6, HanXRQr2.0-SUNRISE, whole genome shotgun sequence harbors:
- the LOC110944705 gene encoding uncharacterized protein LOC110944705, with translation MGFGSKWCSWVWGILASARASVLVNGAPTFDFKCGKGMRQGDPISPFLFVVVMEALSCLLDKAKEDGIFSGLQLPNGGPVLSHLFFADDALIIGDWLEDNALNVIRILRCFYMCSGLSINLGKSGLFGLGVDSEEVGLLADIIGCKQESLPFKYLGLKVGSNMNRISNWEAVFETFSSRLALWKSALLSIGGRITIIRSVLQSLPSYYFSFYKAPVKVIKALEGMIQKFLWGGSEDVRKTHWVAWETVTLPKKSGWLGLVNCKI, from the coding sequence ATGGGCTTTGGATCTAAGTGGTGTTCTTGGGTGTGGGGTATCCTGGCGTCTGCTCGGGCGTCCGTTCTGGTTAATGGGGCCCCCACGTTCGATTTTAAGTGTGGCAAAGGGATGAGGCAGGGAGATCCTATCTCCCCGTTCTTGTTCGTGGTGGTTATGGAGGCGTTGTCTTGCCTTCTAGATAAAGCTAAAGAGGATGGTATTTTTTCCGGCTTACAGCTTCCTAACGGGGGCCCGGTCCTCTCTCATCTTTTTTTCGCTGATGATGCGCTCATTATTGGGGACTGGTTGGAAGATAATGCTTTAAATGTTATCAGAATCTTAAGATGCTTTTATATGTGCTCTGGCCTCAGTATCAATTTGGGTAAGTCTGGCTTGTTCGGGTTAGGGGTTGATAGCGAGGAGGTTGGGCTTCTAGCGGATATCATTGGGTGTAAACAAGAGTCTCTTCCTTTCAAGTATCTCGGGCTTAAGGTTGGATCTAATATGAATCGTATCAGTAATTGGGAGGCTGTTTTTGAGACTTTTAGTTCTAGACTTGCTCTTTGGAAGTCCGCTCTCTTGTCTATTGGAGGAAGAATTACTATTATTCGTTCGGTTCTTCAAAGCCTACCGAGTTACTATTTTTCGTTTTACAAGGCCCCCGTGAAGGTGATTAAGGCTCTTGAAGGTATGATCCAAAAATTTCTTTGGGGCGGTTCGGAAGATGTGAGGAAAACTCACTGGGTGGCCTGGGAGACCGTCACGCTGCCTAAAAAATCAGGATGGTTGGGGTTAGTAAATTGCAAAATATGA